The following proteins are encoded in a genomic region of Hirundo rustica isolate bHirRus1 chromosome 3, bHirRus1.pri.v3, whole genome shotgun sequence:
- the MYCN gene encoding N-myc proto-oncogene protein isoform X1, which produces MPGMVSKNPDLEFDSLQPCFYPDEDDFYLCGPDSAPPGEDIWKKFELLPTPPLSPSRAGLQEHPPGGGSVPWGGAALWGCRPTDPVDWASELLLLPPEADLWGGVDGGDFFETGPGVTNNLNSIIIQDCMWSGFSAREKLERAVSEKLQSKAPAAPPPAPGATGSPASARAELGGAVPECVDPAVVFPFPVNKREAPAAGGGTPRGDRSPRPAGDSRANSSSSSGDDTLSDSEDDEDEEEEDEEEEIDVVTVEKRRSSTNKSVTTLTITVRPKNTTFSSVRTQQSGLILKRCAPIHQQHNYAAPSPFVETEEAPPQKKLKIEVPRPVKPTIQPKPKSSSPRNSDSEDSERRRNHNILERQRRNDLRSSFLTLRDHVPELVKNEKAAKVVILKKATEYVHSLQAEEQKLLLEKEKLQARQEQLLKKIDYKRTC; this is translated from the exons ATGCCAGGAATGGTCAGTAAAAACCCAGACCTCGAGTTTGACTCTTTGCAGCCTTGTTTCTACCCGGACGAAGATGACTTTTATTTGTGCGGGCCGGACTCCGCTCCCCCCGGCGAGGACATCTGGAAAAAGTTCGAGCTGCTGCCCACCCCTCCTCTGTCTCCCAGCCGGGCCGGGCTCCAGGAGCACCCTCCGGGAGGGGGCTCGGTGCCGTGGGGAGGGGCGGCTCTGTGGGGCTGCCGCCCCACCGACCCCGTGGACTGGGCAtcggagctgctcctgctgccccccgAGGCCGACCTGTGGGGCGGCGTGGACGGAGGGGACTTCTTCGAGACGGGCCCCGGCGTGACGAACAATCTCAACTCCATCATCATCCAGGACTGCATGTGGAGCGGCTTCTCCGCGCGCGAGAAGCTGGAGCGGGCGGTGAGCGAGAAGCTGCAGAGCAaggcgcccgccgcgccgccgccggccccgggggCCACGGGCAGCCCCGCCAGCGCCCGCGCGGAGCTGGGCGGCGCCGTGCCCGAGTGCGTGGACCCGGCCGTGGTCTTCCCCTTCCCCGTCAACAAGCGGGAGGCGCCCGCGGCGGGCGGAGGGACTCCGCGGGGCGACCGCTCGCCGCGCCCCGCCGGGGACAGCCGGGcgaacagcagcagctcctcgggGGACGACACGCTCAGCGACTCGG aagatgatgaagatgaggaggaagaggatgaagaagaagaaatagatGTTGTTACAGTGGAGAAAAGACGTTCCTCTACCAACAAGTCTGTTACCACCCTTACTATTACAGTGCGTCCTAAAAATACCACTTTTTCATCAGTCAGGACACAGCAGAGTGGACTGATACTAAAGCGTTGTGCCCCAATTCACCAGCAGCATAATTATGCCGCGCCTTCTCCGTTCGTGGAGactgaagaggctccaccacAGAAGAAGTTAAAAATTGAGGTGCCCCGTCCAGTAAAACCCACGATCCAACCAAAGCCTAAGAGTTCAAGTCCTCGAAACTCTGATTCGGAGGACAGTGAACGTCGACGCAACCATAATATCCTGGAGCGTCAACGACGTAATGATCTACGGTCAAGTTTCCTCACATTAAGGGACCATGTTCCAGAACTGgttaaaaatgagaaagctgCAAAAGTTGTGATCTTGAAAAAAGCCACTGAATATGTTCATTCTCttcaggcagaggagcagaagttactgctagaaaaggaaaaattgcaaGCCAGACAAGAAcaattactaaaaaaaatagATTACAAGCGGACTTGCTAA
- the MYCN gene encoding N-myc proto-oncogene protein isoform X2 has protein sequence MPGMVSKNPDLEFDSLQPCFYPDEDDFYLCGPDSAPPGEDIWKKFELLPTPPLSPSRAGLQEHPPGGGSVPWGGAALWGCRPTDPVDWASELLLLPPEADLWGGVDGGDFFETGPGVTNNLNSIIIQDCMWSGFSAREKLERAVSEKLQSKAPAAPPPAPGATGSPASARAELGGAVPECVDPAVVFPFPVNKREAPAAGGGTPRGDRSPRPAGDSRANSSSSSGDDTLSDSDDEDEEEEDEEEEIDVVTVEKRRSSTNKSVTTLTITVRPKNTTFSSVRTQQSGLILKRCAPIHQQHNYAAPSPFVETEEAPPQKKLKIEVPRPVKPTIQPKPKSSSPRNSDSEDSERRRNHNILERQRRNDLRSSFLTLRDHVPELVKNEKAAKVVILKKATEYVHSLQAEEQKLLLEKEKLQARQEQLLKKIDYKRTC, from the exons ATGCCAGGAATGGTCAGTAAAAACCCAGACCTCGAGTTTGACTCTTTGCAGCCTTGTTTCTACCCGGACGAAGATGACTTTTATTTGTGCGGGCCGGACTCCGCTCCCCCCGGCGAGGACATCTGGAAAAAGTTCGAGCTGCTGCCCACCCCTCCTCTGTCTCCCAGCCGGGCCGGGCTCCAGGAGCACCCTCCGGGAGGGGGCTCGGTGCCGTGGGGAGGGGCGGCTCTGTGGGGCTGCCGCCCCACCGACCCCGTGGACTGGGCAtcggagctgctcctgctgccccccgAGGCCGACCTGTGGGGCGGCGTGGACGGAGGGGACTTCTTCGAGACGGGCCCCGGCGTGACGAACAATCTCAACTCCATCATCATCCAGGACTGCATGTGGAGCGGCTTCTCCGCGCGCGAGAAGCTGGAGCGGGCGGTGAGCGAGAAGCTGCAGAGCAaggcgcccgccgcgccgccgccggccccgggggCCACGGGCAGCCCCGCCAGCGCCCGCGCGGAGCTGGGCGGCGCCGTGCCCGAGTGCGTGGACCCGGCCGTGGTCTTCCCCTTCCCCGTCAACAAGCGGGAGGCGCCCGCGGCGGGCGGAGGGACTCCGCGGGGCGACCGCTCGCCGCGCCCCGCCGGGGACAGCCGGGcgaacagcagcagctcctcgggGGACGACACGCTCAGCGACTCGG atgatgaagatgaggaggaagaggatgaagaagaagaaatagatGTTGTTACAGTGGAGAAAAGACGTTCCTCTACCAACAAGTCTGTTACCACCCTTACTATTACAGTGCGTCCTAAAAATACCACTTTTTCATCAGTCAGGACACAGCAGAGTGGACTGATACTAAAGCGTTGTGCCCCAATTCACCAGCAGCATAATTATGCCGCGCCTTCTCCGTTCGTGGAGactgaagaggctccaccacAGAAGAAGTTAAAAATTGAGGTGCCCCGTCCAGTAAAACCCACGATCCAACCAAAGCCTAAGAGTTCAAGTCCTCGAAACTCTGATTCGGAGGACAGTGAACGTCGACGCAACCATAATATCCTGGAGCGTCAACGACGTAATGATCTACGGTCAAGTTTCCTCACATTAAGGGACCATGTTCCAGAACTGgttaaaaatgagaaagctgCAAAAGTTGTGATCTTGAAAAAAGCCACTGAATATGTTCATTCTCttcaggcagaggagcagaagttactgctagaaaaggaaaaattgcaaGCCAGACAAGAAcaattactaaaaaaaatagATTACAAGCGGACTTGCTAA